The Bacillus sp. FJAT-27916 genomic interval TGGTGATCATGAATGAATGGCAGGCTGCCTCGCTTCGGTTAGAGAAGGCGATTGAGAAGACAATGAGGGAAGCCTATCTGCGACTGGCAGAATCAGCTCAAGCAGTTCAGAAGGATTGGGCATTTGGCGAGCCTTCTCTCGCAGTCCAAGAGGAATTCCTCCAACAATCTCCATTACAGAATGTGAGTGCAAGTGATTTCAAGGAGGAATTAAGACTATTCAAGGGGACAAATGCCTTCTTCGAAAAGGATGGACGCAAAGCGATGGAGCGGTCTGTTTATGACAAGCTTGAGACGCTGATTGATGAATACTATACCGAACAAAAGAAAAGTCTGTTATCGTATGCAGAGTATATAACTGAGGCATTAGGCGAACAATTGACCAGCTCCATGCTGGCTGATGGGGCAGAGATTGTTTCTGGCCTAAAGCAAATGCTAGAGGAGCAGTCGAATCCGGCTGCTTACGAGCAGGCAGCTGAACGCCTTGGCAGCATAATGAAGAGAGAAGGGAATGATCGAAAGGTTGACACTTATACAAGAAACTGAATGGCTGTTCCAGCGATTGACCGACAGCCGCGTGAGGATCGTCGATTGCCAATATGACCTATCTAATGAGGGGAAGGGACGGGAAAGCTATAATGAAGAGCACATTCCCTCAGCTGCCTATGCAGATACTGGAGGAGACCTTTCCTCAAAAGTATTGGAGCATGGGGGCAGGCATCCGCTGCCTTCAAAAGAAACGTTCGTCCGTTTTATGCAGCAATTAGGCGTTGACCAAGATTCCATCGTCATTGCCTATGATGGAGGGGAAGGAGCCTTTGCTGCCCGATTTCTTTGGCTTAGCGAGCTTTATGGCTATAGCGGCGTATACGTCTTAAATGGAGGTTTGAAGGCTTGGAAAGAGCAGGGTTATCCAGTAACAGCTGAAATTCCTAATTTGCCATCTTCTGATTACTGGCCAGAAGAAGAAAATAAGGTCTTGGCTGCATACGAAGAGGTGAAAGCACTCTCAGCCGGCAAAGCAGCTGGTGTTTTGATTGACTCCAGGGAAGAGGGCCGTTACATGGGTCTCTATGAGCCAATTGATGCGAAGTGCGGCCATATCCCGAAAGCCATCAATTATGAATGGATGGGAAATCTAGATGATGGCCTCTATTTGAAGGACAGCCAGCTTGCCGGCCGCTTTGCCGATATTGATAGAGAGACATCCATTATGGTTTATTGCGGGTCTGGCATTACCGCATGTGTTAACTACATTGCTCTCAAGCAGGCTGGTTATCAGGATGTAAAAGTCTATGGCGGCAGTTTTAGCGATTGGATCTCTTATGATGAAAACCCTGTTGAAACAAACTGAGGTGGAAGACCTTTGCTTCTGGCAATTTTTATTTGGGGCAGCCTGAGGCTTCCTATGCTAAAATGGAGCAATCATGATATTATTTCAAGACCGAATAGAGAACAGGGGATGCAATCATGCAGGACAATCGAACACTCTTATTAATCGATGGTTTCAATCTGCTCAGCCGCGGCTATTTTGCGACAGCGTACGGCAAGACAGAGGACCAATTATATAAAAGCAGCAATG includes:
- a CDS encoding sulfurtransferase, which translates into the protein MIERLTLIQETEWLFQRLTDSRVRIVDCQYDLSNEGKGRESYNEEHIPSAAYADTGGDLSSKVLEHGGRHPLPSKETFVRFMQQLGVDQDSIVIAYDGGEGAFAARFLWLSELYGYSGVYVLNGGLKAWKEQGYPVTAEIPNLPSSDYWPEEENKVLAAYEEVKALSAGKAAGVLIDSREEGRYMGLYEPIDAKCGHIPKAINYEWMGNLDDGLYLKDSQLAGRFADIDRETSIMVYCGSGITACVNYIALKQAGYQDVKVYGGSFSDWISYDENPVETN